A segment of the Butyrivibrio fibrisolvens genome:
CTTCTTATCCTTGTCGAATCTACGATCATTATGACGATTAGTCTTCTCTGTAGGAGCATCAGAAGCTGCGCTAAATGCTGCTCCCTGATTTCCTCTTCCCTGACCTGGTCTTCCACCCTGACCGTTTCTGTCAAAGCTTCTTCCGCCGCCCTGACCGTTTCTGTCAAATGATGGTCTTCCATTCATGCCGCCCTGGCCGTTCCTTCCGCCCTGACCATTTCTGTCAAAGCTTCTTCCGCCGCCCTGGCCGTTTCTGTCAAAGTTTCTTGCACCACCCTGGCCATTTCTGTCGCCACGGTCGTTTCTATCATTTCTGCCCTGACCGTTTCTTGGAGCACCGGAATTTCTGTCATTTCTATTCTGACCCTGTCTACGATCATCGAAATTTCTATTCTGGTTAGCACCGTTCTTATTATCACGAGCCTGGTTATTGTCAGAAGCTTTAGCTTCAACGTTTACAGGCTTCTTAACTTCTTCTGCCTTTGGAGCAGGAGCTTCCTGTGCCTTAGGAGCTGTCTCTGCTACAGGCTTAGCAGGCTGAGCAGCCTTAGGTGCCTGTGGCTTAACTGTTTCTACAACAGGCTTATCTTCTGTCTTACGAATGTTTGATTCATATTCAAGCTGAGAAGGTGCTGTCTTTGGCTTGATAGGATGATATACATTCTGACTTGAAGCGAATGATCCGTTTCTTCCATTCTGACCATTCTTGCCCTGTCCGTTTCTCTGATTGTCAGGACGCTGACTCTTCTGAGTCTGATTCTGTCCTGCTGATGAGTGGGATGATCCAAAAGAATTTCCTCTGGCATTACCCTGATTACTTACAATAATGATTTTCTTTTTCTTCTTTGGCTGATTGTCAGCACTTGCCTGACCAGCCTTTGGTGTTTTTTCTGCTGTTATCGTGTTCTTATCTTCCTTTGCTTCAGTTTCGCTTTTCTTATCTTCAGAAGCCTTAACTTCTGCCTTTGATTCCTTTTCAGCCTTTACAGGCTTATCTTCTTTGACAGCTGCGCCGCCTTTTTTGCCAAAATGTTTTCTGGCTAATTCTGCGTCTTCATCTTCAACAGAACTTGTGGAACGTTTTGCCGATTCAACGCCTTTTTCCTGCAAGAAGCTTACAACTTCCTTACCTTCTACTCCAAGCTCCTTAGCAAGTTCGGATATTTTAATCTTTGACATTCGTTTCCCCTCCGTTCTGTTCTATGGTCTGCAGTTTCTCTATTAGAGCTTTGGCAAGTCCCTGATCTGTGATCGCAAGACTGCTTCGCTCAGATTTGCCAATCGAAAGTCCTAAAAGATCTTTCTGTCCGAAGACTTTGACCTTTACATTATAGGACTTACATTTATTAAGCATCTCTTTCCTTGTATTGTCTGAAGCGTCAAGGCTTACTATTACAAGTTTCGCCTTGCCCGACTGGATATTCTGAAGTGTTCCGGTTTCACCCGAAGTCACCTTGCCGGCCTTCATGCACAGACCAAGGAAAGAATAAATCCCTTGTTCTTGTTTTGTCATGTCTGTGTGAACTCCTTCTCCAGCGCATCATAAATTTCAGCGTTGATACTTTGTTTAAAAGAACGCTCAAGGCCTTTGTTCTTGCGGGCTTTCTTGAAGCACTCGGCATCATCACATATATATGCTCCTCTGCCGTTCTGTCTGCCCGTCTTATCAAGAACGATCTCACCTTCCGGTGTCCTTATGATCCTTATAAGTTCTTTTTTACTTTTCATCTCGCCGCATCCGATGCATTGGCGCATCGGTATCTTTTTTGCCATTCAGACTCCTTTGTATGGATATATGATCCAGGCCTATAAATCAGGCCGGATCAAAATCTATGATTTAATTCTAAAAAACTGAGTAAAAATAACTTATTATAATTATTATTCTTCGTCAGATGACTCTTCATCAGCAGCTTCTTCGGAAATCTCCTCATCTGCCTCAAGTACTTCTTCATCGTACTCTTCAGAATACTCTTCATCTTCGTACTCTTCTTCGTCATCAAGATAGTCTTCATAACGGAATCCAGGAGCATCCTTAGCCTGAGTCTCAGACTTGATATCGATCTTATAGCCTGTAAGTCTTGCAGCAAGGCGGGCATTCTGTCCTTCCTTACCAATTGCAAGTGAGAGCTGATAATCAGGAACAACAACCTTAGCTGTCTTCTCATCAGGATCAGCAAATACTGCAACGATCTTAGCAGGTGAAAGAGCGTTCTGGATAAGGTTACCAGGGTTCTCATCCCATCCAATAACGTCGATCTTCTCGCCGCGAAGCTCTTCAACGATAAGATTTACTCTGCTTCCGTTAACACCTACGCAAGCTCCTACAGGATCAACGTTAGGATTCTTGGAATATACAGCGATCTTAGTACGGCTTCCAGCTTCTCTTGCGATAGCCTTAACTTCTACTGTACCGTCCTTGATCTCAGTAACTTCCTGCTCGAACAGGCGCTTAACAAGATCAGGATGTGTACGGGAAACAAGGATACGAGGTCCCTTGTTACCATTTCTAACCTCAAGGATATAAACTTTGATTCTGTCTGTAGGACGATAGCTCTCACCCTTAACCTGCTCATTCTCTGTGAGAATTGCATCAGCATGTCCAAGGTTGATAGAGATGTTGCGACCGATGAAACGCTGTACAACACCTGTTACAATATCGTGTTCTTTCTCAAAGTACTCATTATAGATAGCGCCGCGTTCTTCTTCGCGAATCTTCTGAAGAATGACGTTCTTGGCATTCTGTGTCGCAATACGACCGAAGTTCTTGGAGTCGAGCGGAACTCTTACTATATCGCCGACCTTTGCTTTCTTATCGATCTTGGCAGCATCTTCAGGGGAGATATCCTCTGATGGATCCATTACATCATCTGCTGTCTCCACTACTGTCTTCTCGGCATATAAATGGAATTCACAGGTCTTTCTGTCGACCTCGACTTTTACATTGTCCGCCTTGCCAAAGTTGTTCTTGCATGCGGTCATGAGAGAATTCTCAATTGCATCAAAAAGGCTTTCCTTACTGATATTCTTCTCTTTCTCCAATGCATCAAGTGCTTCCATAAGTTCTTTGCTCATGTCTTTTCCTCTTCTTCCTTTCTGCGTTTTCACGCATCACCATTAAAAATCAAGTGACAGTCTAATGACTGAAATATCTTTTCTAGTAAAAATCTTATCTGTATCCTGAATGGTTATAGTTACTGTTTCAGCATCAAATGCTTTAAGGATACCTGTAAATTCCTTGCAGCCATCGATAGGCTTGTAGGTCTTGATATCCACTTCAAGGCCGAGACTGTTCTCAAAATGTCTGTCCTTTTTGAGCTGTCTTCCAAGTCCTGGACTTGAAACCTCAAGTGTATAAGCATCTTCAATGAAGTCATCCGCATCAAGTGCATCTGACAGATCATGGCTTACATCAACGCAGTCGCCAATGTTTACTCCGCCTTCCTTGTCAATGTAGGCTCTAAGATACCAGTCACCTGCTTCCTTGACATACTCAACATCATAAACTGTCGTGCCATGCTTTTCGGCTATCGGCGTCAGAAGTTCTTCCGCCCTGCGTTCAATATCTTCTTTTCTCGACATATGCCACCTTTCACGTATTACGTATTGCAATCATGTTTATAAGTACTAATAGAATTACACAAAAAAGTGGACTCGCGAAAGTCCACTTCAACAAACCACATAATTACATTAAAACCATACCACCATTAAGCGAAAACGTCAAGTTTCCATGGGGCAGACCCGTACCTCTTTAAAGATTAGATCAAGAAATGATCTTTGAGGAAAAAAATATACCGCAAATTTCAATCTGCGGTAACTTTCGGGTTGGGCTGTTCATGTACCGCTTCAGCGGCTTCAAACAGTCAGTAGCTCGTATCGGAATCGAACCGGTGATTCTGCCGTGAGAGGGCAGCGTCTTAGCCTCTTGACCAACGAGCCATATTTAAATAGTTTTAAAAACTATCAGTAGCTCGTATCGGAATCGAACCGGTGATTCTGCCGTGAGAGGGCAGCGTCTTAGCCTCTTGACCAACGAGCCATATCTTGTGTCGGTGCACCTGACCGACTTGAATAAGATACCATGATATTTTTAATAATGCAAGCATTATTTTGAATTTTTTAAAAAAATATTTTTTCAGCGGCGCATTGTTACTGTTTCCTGAAGAGATGCAAGCTTATCTGCACAGCATACAAGTACTGCTTCTCTTGATTTTGGAGGATGAAGAAGTGTCAGTGGCCACATGTGACTACGAATGATCTGTGCCTCCTTATCTGTAAGGTTGAAATCGCGCTTTGCATTCTCCATAGCAGACTGGGGATGTGTAAATCCGTGCAGGTGGAAGAACTTATGAACAAGCTTAAAGGGCAAAAACCAGTTCTCCGGCGCTTTCTTAATCTCAAAATCTGTATGCCAGTCATAAAGGAAATAGTCATGAAGAAAAGCTCCTCTTATAAGCTCTTTCTCATTAGACTTAACCTTAAGCGCATTGTTCAGTGCATAAGACAGCTTTGCTACTCTCATACAATGATCAAAGGTCGTGATCTTTCCATGCTGTATATAGTTCTTCATTTGCTGCGTTCTTACATCTTCTGCGATTTCGTCCACAAGCAATCTGAAATGTTTTTCTCTTTCAACTCTTGTCATAAAAGTGCTTATTCCTTATCCGAGTCTTCTGATTGCCTGTCTGTGCGTTCAGGGAGACTTTTCTTAATCTTAGAACCTATACTCTCCAAATACTGCTTAACGCTTGACGCTGAAAAAGATCTTGTCTGAGAAGTATATTTCTGTATTGAAAACAGTGCATATTTCTGACGTTCTGTCAGCTTCGAAGTAAAGGCTGCATACTTTTCACGTAATTCGCCGGGTTTTTCAGATAATACTCTTATATTTTCTTCTATCTTATTATTAAAACCTGCTTCAAAATTGTCAAGTTTCTGTGTCAGGTCTATAAGAGACTGGGCTGTAAGAGCCGTATCTGCTGCAATAAGCCCCATCAGAAACAGTGCCATTATCTCTGCAAAAAGCGGTTGCATCTGTCCCTTTACAGTTTCCGAAACAGGGAGTACGAATTTTACTATAGCTGTTCCAGCAAGTCCAAAAGCAATGGTCGCGGGAAGGCATATCCTTCCATGGATGTTAAAAGGGGCATTTGAATAATCCCACCATCTTGCATTAAACCTTTTTTCAAGCATATAGCTTGTCACATATTCAAGTATAGCGCTTCCAAAGGCACATATTACAAATATCTCCCACACAGGAGTCACGCCGTCTACTGTCAGACTGAAATTTCCAAATACAATGGAACAGCTGACAGCTCCAACACCGTAAATAGGGCATACCGGACCATACAAAAAGCCTCTGTTACTCCAGTGCTTTGACTTTATGCTGCAGTATGTGCATTCGTATATCCAGCCAAAAAAGCTATAGACTACAAATTCAACAAAATATTTTGCAATTATCATACCCAAACCTCATGCCGCGAATGAAATGAGCGGCTAATGGTTGAAGTGGTGGAGCTTTCTCCGCCACTTCGCAGAGTTTGAAAATTTTTATTTTCAAACTCATAACCTCATGCCGCGAATGAAATGAGCGGCTAATGGTTGAAGTGGTGGAGCCCTCTCCACCACTTCGCAGAGTTTGAAAATTTTATTTTCAAACTTATATATCGACATATTTTTAATAGCCGATTACCCTGTGATCATTTCATAAAATCAAACAATGATATCTGATTAGACTCCGGTATATCTCCAAGGAGACCTATTTCAGCCATTGCATCAACAACCTTCTGAGGGCACTTTGTTCTTTCCTTGAAGTCGTCCTTGGAAAGGAAAGGTCCGTCCTTGGCAGCTTCCACAACGGCATCTGCCGCTTTTTCACCCATTCCGTCAAAGGCTGTAAGGGAAGGCATTATCTTATTACCAACCACCTGGAAAAGACGTGATTTGGCCTTGAAGATATCGATAGGCTCAAATTCAATGCCTCTTTCATACATCTCTTCAACAAGACGCATATCGTAGTATTCAGCTTCTTCTACGGGCGACATTTTTTCTTTATTCTTAAGTTCCTGCATTCTTCCATGCAGATGATTCTTGCCCTGGCACATATCAAGGTATGAGAATGCCTTGGCTCTTATTGAGAACCAGGCCGCATAGAAGGCCTGTGGGCAGTAAACCTTAAAATAGGCAATTCGCCATGCCATCATAACGTATGCGGCAGCATGGGCTTTAGGGAACATGTACTTGATAAGCTCGCAGGAGCCAATGTACCATTCCGGAACATCATGAGCTCTCATGTCTGCCTTATACTGCTCCCACTTAGGCTCTTTACCTTTAGCAACCTTACCTTTACGTACTGATTCCATGATCTTGAAGGAATCTGAAGGATCAAGACCTTTCTGGATAAGATAGATCATGATATCGTCTCGACAGCAGATGGCTGTATCGATAGTAGCTGTTCCGTTACTGATAAGTACCTGAGCGTTGCCCTGCCATACGTCTGTTCCGTGTGACAGACCTGAAATTCTTATAAGGTGACTCAGTGACTTCGGCTTTGCTTCTACTACCATGTTCATAGCAAAGTCTGTACCAAATTCAGGAATTCCAAGACATCCAAGAGGTGTTCCTCCTATCTGCTCAGGGGTTATTCCAAGTGAACCGGTATCTTCAAAAAGCTCCATTACAAGCGGATCATCAAAAGGCACATCCTTAGGATCAACGCCAGTGCAGTCCATAAGGAATCTGATCATGGTAGGATCATCGTGTCCGAGTATATCAAGCTTTAACAGGTTATGATCAATGGAGTGATAATCATAATGTGTTGTGATAGTCGCTGTTGTCTGGTCGTTTGCAGGGTGCTGCACCGGTGTGAAGGTATTGATGTCTTCACCAACAGGAAGAACAACGATACCACCGGGGTGCTGACCTGTACCACGTCTTATACCTGTACAGCCTGCTACTATTCTGTTGATCTCTGCCATTCTCTTTGGAACGCCTATTTCGTCATAATATTTTTTGACAAAACCGTAGGCGGTCTTATCTGCAAGAGCAGCTATAGTTCCTGCTCTGAAGGTCTGACCGTATCCGAAGATAACTTCAGTATATTTATGAGCCTTGGACTGATATTCACCAGAGAAGTTAAGGTCGATATCAGGCTCCTTATCTCCTTTAAATCCAAGGAATGTTTCAAATGGTATATCGAATCCATCTTTATAAAGAAGGTGTCCGCACTTAGGGCATCTTCTATCCGGCATATCAACTCCGGCTTTACCACCGAAGGCTTTAACTTCTTCTGAGTCAAAATCACTGAAGTGACAGCGAGGGCATACGTAATGAGGTGCCAGAGCATTTACTTCCGTGATACCTGATGTAAATGCGACAAAAGAGCTGCCAACAGATCCTCTGGAACCAACCAGATATCCGTCTTCGTTGGACTTCCAAACGAGCTTCTGGGCTATGATGTACATAACCGAGTAACCGTTTTTGATAATGGAATTAAGCTCTCTTTTAAGTCTTGCATCTACTATCTCGGGAAGCTCTTCACCGTAGATCTCATGAGCCTTGTCATAACAGATCTTCTCAAGTGTTTTATCTGAATCCTCAATGACAGGAGGACACTTATCAGGACGAACAGGAGATACTGAATCGCACATCTCCATGATCTTCCTTGTATTGGTAACGCATACTTCAAATGCCTTGTCACTTCCAAGATAGTCGAATTCCGCCAGCATCTCATCTGTTGTTCTTACATAGAGGTCTGCAGGCTCTTCATCGTCAAAGCCTCGTCCCGCCTGGATGATAGTTCTGTATATCTGATCTTCCGGATTTAAGAAGTGAGCATCACAGGTAGCAACAACAGGCTTATGGAACTGCTCGCCAAGCTTAACGATCTTCTTATTGACTTCTCTGATATCATCATCGCTTTCAATGCTGTCGTACTTCTCTGAATCAACCATGAAGTGGTTGTTGCCAACAGGCTGTATCTCAAGGTAGTCATAGAAATTTACTATTCTTGCGATCTCTGTTTCAGGTCTGTCCTCTACTACTGCTCCGTACAGCTCACCTGCGCAGCAGGCAGAACCTACAATAAGGCCTTCTCTATACTCTGTCAGAACAGACTTTGGTATAAGCGGAAAACGCCTGAAGTAGTCAAGGTGAGACTTACTTACAAGTGTATAAAGGTTACATCTTCCAAGTGTGTTCTTGGCCAGAATGATAACATGGTGAGGGCGAAGGTGCTTGATCATATCAGGAGATGCAGTTCCAAACTCCTGCATCTTGGTAAGATCCGTAACATTTTTTTCCTCAAGCATTGGAAGGAACTTAAGGAAAATATATGCAGTACACTCCGCATCATCAACCGCTCTGTGGTGGTGATCGAGCACTACGTTAAGAGTCTTGGCTGTCGCATCAAGTGTATGCTTGGCCTGAAGCGGGAAGAATACACGTGAAAGCCACATGGTATCGACTGTTGTAAAATCAGCCTCTATACCAAGCTCTTTGCAGTTCTGATTTATAAAGCTTATATCAAATCCTACGTTGTGACCTACAAGAACCGCATCCTTACAAAATTCCACAAACTTAGGAATTATGACATCACGAGTAGGAGCTCCCATTACCATCTCATCACTGATGGATGTGAGCTTTTCTATACGAAACGGAATCGGAACCTGAGGATTGATGAATTCTGAAAATCTCTCAAGGATCTCACCGTTTCTAACTTTAACGGCACCAATCTCTATGATCTTGTTCTTAAGAGGAGAAAAACCTGTTGTCTCAATATCAAATACTACAAATGTTGTATCCTTTATCTGCTGGCCTTTGCCATTTCTGACTATCTCAACAAGGTCATCAACAAGGTAGCCCTCTACTCCAAGAATGAGTTTAAAAAAGTTCTGTCTGTCAGGAGCAGGAAGTTCTGCTGCCTTGGCTTCCTTACAGGCTCCGCCGTACAGATCCTCCCATACATGATTAGCTACTGTAAGACCCTGAACTACTCCATGGTCTGTAATAGCTATTCCAGGCATGCCCCACTTGTAAGCCTGCTTAACTATATCGCTTACTTCAGATACACCGTCCATATCACTCATCTTGGTATGGCAGTGAAGCTCTACCCTTTTTACTTCTGCATTATCTTTACGCTTAACGGTAAAGTCAGTTGTCTTTCTGATACCGCCAACTGATCCTATAGTAAGTTCGTGATCGAACTTATCTATCATGGTGATACCTTTAACCTTAACAAAGGCTCCTACTTTAAGGTCTTTGTTAAGGTCTTTTAGATCTTCATTCTTTACGAATAGTTTAATTGTTATAGAATCAGTAAAATCGGTAAGATCAAACATAACAATGGTCTTTTCGCCGTTACGAAGAGGCTTTTCCTCATAACGGATGACTTTACCATGTATTGTTACTTCTCCGATCTCTCCGTCTACTTCAGAAAGGCGCATAGGATCATCGTCAAAGTCTCGTCCATAAATAACGTTTGGATCATCAGACTTTTTCATGCTGCCAAAGCCGCCCTTTTTCCAGCTTCCAAACTTCTTGCCTCCAAAGCCTGAAGGTGCACGATTTTGGTTAACACCGCTTTCGCCTGCGCTTGTAGTTCCGCCTTTATCGGCAGCCATTGCAGCGGTTGCTGCTTCTGCAGCTTTAAGAACATCTGCATCAGCGCTACTTAATGCTGCGCCATTTGCGCTACCTGTAGCGCCGTTTTGACCTGCGCCTGCAGTGCCTGTGCCCGCGCCGGCATTTGCAGTCTTCGCAGCTGCACCATTACCGGAAGCTCCTGTATTCTTCGAACCTTTGGAGCCTTTTTTACCTTCTTCAAGCTCTTTAGCCTTTTTAGCTTCAAGGGCAGCTTCAAGCCTTGCGGACATTCTTTCTGATTCTGCGCTGTAGTCAGGAGCACCTGCCTTTTTCTTAGACTTCTTTTCCTCAAATACTGCCACGATCCTTACATTAAGGCCGCATCTTTCGTTGATGATCTTGTCCATTATGCGCTGGATCTCAGGTGCTTCCTGGGCAGATGTAACAGAGTCCTCAAGGACTATTTCCATTACATCTAAAGTAGGGTACCTGAACTCGGCACCCTTTAAAAGTGTATATTCTATTGGATTATAAGTCTTGAATTCCTGCAGAATGCTCTCGCCGTAGATGTCCATAAGGTTCTTTGGCGTATACTGAGCAGAAAGATGAAAACGTTCGTAAATCTTTATTACGATAGATACGTTTGCAAAAAGCTGACTTCGTATCTCTTTTTCGACTTTAAGAATTTCCTGTTTATCTATAAGACGACCGGAAGAGATATAAATGCGGATAAAATCCTGCTTTCTTGTGGCAGAAACTTTTTCTACTACAGTCTCTCCCATAAGGTCTTTAGTATGTCCACTAAGTTTAAGCTGTGGAAATACTTCAAAAAAAGCTTTGGCCATTTATATCTCTCCCCCGTTACTTCAGATAAATAGCACTACAATACTATTCCTATGACTTTTTGTCACTTCGTTCCAAAAGTCATGTAAATAGGCCAATTGAGAACACCTTCGGTGTTGGGCCTATTTACCTACCGATTCACTTTCTTACGAAATCCGCAGTAAATGCGGATTTCTGATTCAAAGTTGCAAAAACATATACTATTTATCTTTTAATATTCACTCTAATAGATTATTCTCCCCAGTGATCAAGTTCATCCTTGAGCGCTGCAAGAAGCTGATCTTCCGGCATCTTGCGGATAACTTCTCCCTTTTTGATAAGAAGTCCTTCGCCAACGCCGCCTGCTACGCCTATATCTGCCTCTTTGGCTTCGCCAGGGCCGTTTACTGCGCATCCCATAACCGCAACCTTTATGTTAAGCGGATAGTGAGATACAAGTTCTTCAACCTGGTTGGCAAGACCGATAAGGTCTATCTTGGTACGTCCACATGTAGGACATGAAACAACATCGATTCCGCCGCCTCTTAAGTTAAGAGCTCTTAAGATAAGCTTGGCAGCCTTGATCTCTTCAACAGGATCACCTGAAAGTGAAACTCTTATCGTATCACCAATTCCTTCATTAAGGATGATTCCAAGTCCTACTGAAGACTTGATACTTCCTGAATATACAGTTCCTGCTTCTGTAATACCTACGTGAAGAGGATACTGTGTCTTCTCTACTAAAAGCTCATGAGCTTTAACAGCAAGCATAACATTTGAAGACTTGATACTGATGACCATGTTGTCATAGCCACACTCTTCAATGATATGGGTTTTATCAAGGGCGCTTTCTACAAGGCCCTGAGGTGTTACGCCGTGATATTTTTCAACAAGTTCTTTTTCCAAAGAACCTGAGTTAACTCCGACTCTGATAGGAACCTGGCGCTCTCTTGCAGCACGCACAACTTCCTCGATCTTGTCCTTGCCACCGATGTTACCGGGGTTGATACGGATCTTATCAGCTCCGTTCTCGATAGCAGCTATAGCCATCTTATAATCAAAGTGGATATCTGCAACAATAGGAATATGAATGCGCTTTTTGATCTCGCCGATAGCCTTGGCAGCTTCAAGTGTAGGACATGTACTACGAACGATATCGCAGCCAGCTTCTTCAAGCTTAAGGATCTGAGCTACAGTTCCGTCAACATCCTCTGTACGAGTATTAGTCATAGACTGGATCATGATAGGATTACCGCCACCGATAACCTTGTTACCTATCTTTATGACCTTTGTGTTATCTCTATATGCCATAATAAATCTCCTTTGAAAATCCATGAATCCTTGCCATACAAGTCATGATTCTCTGTAAAAAACATCTTAACGTAACGTTATCAAATGTTTCAATATTATACTATCTCAAAACTTCAATGTTTCAATATTTCAATATCCAATATCAAAACAACTTACTTACATCATGGAATAATACCACAACCATAAGAAGTATCAGCGCTGCTACGCCTACAAGCTCGATCATTCCTTCGTATTTCTCAGGAACAGGCTTTCCTCTTATAACTTCTATAAGAAG
Coding sequences within it:
- a CDS encoding ribosomal L7Ae/L30e/S12e/Gadd45 family protein; translation: MTKQEQGIYSFLGLCMKAGKVTSGETGTLQNIQSGKAKLVIVSLDASDNTRKEMLNKCKSYNVKVKVFGQKDLLGLSIGKSERSSLAITDQGLAKALIEKLQTIEQNGGETNVKD
- a CDS encoding putative ABC transporter permease gives rise to the protein MIIAKYFVEFVVYSFFGWIYECTYCSIKSKHWSNRGFLYGPVCPIYGVGAVSCSIVFGNFSLTVDGVTPVWEIFVICAFGSAILEYVTSYMLEKRFNARWWDYSNAPFNIHGRICLPATIAFGLAGTAIVKFVLPVSETVKGQMQPLFAEIMALFLMGLIAADTALTAQSLIDLTQKLDNFEAGFNNKIEENIRVLSEKPGELREKYAAFTSKLTERQKYALFSIQKYTSQTRSFSASSVKQYLESIGSKIKKSLPERTDRQSEDSDKE
- the nusA gene encoding transcription termination factor NusA; protein product: MSKELMEALDALEKEKNISKESLFDAIENSLMTACKNNFGKADNVKVEVDRKTCEFHLYAEKTVVETADDVMDPSEDISPEDAAKIDKKAKVGDIVRVPLDSKNFGRIATQNAKNVILQKIREEERGAIYNEYFEKEHDIVTGVVQRFIGRNISINLGHADAILTENEQVKGESYRPTDRIKVYILEVRNGNKGPRILVSRTHPDLVKRLFEQEVTEIKDGTVEVKAIAREAGSRTKIAVYSKNPNVDPVGACVGVNGSRVNLIVEELRGEKIDVIGWDENPGNLIQNALSPAKIVAVFADPDEKTAKVVVPDYQLSLAIGKEGQNARLAARLTGYKIDIKSETQAKDAPGFRYEDYLDDEEEYEDEEYSEEYDEEVLEADEEISEEAADEESSDEE
- a CDS encoding PolC-type DNA polymerase III; the encoded protein is MAKAFFEVFPQLKLSGHTKDLMGETVVEKVSATRKQDFIRIYISSGRLIDKQEILKVEKEIRSQLFANVSIVIKIYERFHLSAQYTPKNLMDIYGESILQEFKTYNPIEYTLLKGAEFRYPTLDVMEIVLEDSVTSAQEAPEIQRIMDKIINERCGLNVRIVAVFEEKKSKKKAGAPDYSAESERMSARLEAALEAKKAKELEEGKKGSKGSKNTGASGNGAAAKTANAGAGTGTAGAGQNGATGSANGAALSSADADVLKAAEAATAAMAADKGGTTSAGESGVNQNRAPSGFGGKKFGSWKKGGFGSMKKSDDPNVIYGRDFDDDPMRLSEVDGEIGEVTIHGKVIRYEEKPLRNGEKTIVMFDLTDFTDSITIKLFVKNEDLKDLNKDLKVGAFVKVKGITMIDKFDHELTIGSVGGIRKTTDFTVKRKDNAEVKRVELHCHTKMSDMDGVSEVSDIVKQAYKWGMPGIAITDHGVVQGLTVANHVWEDLYGGACKEAKAAELPAPDRQNFFKLILGVEGYLVDDLVEIVRNGKGQQIKDTTFVVFDIETTGFSPLKNKIIEIGAVKVRNGEILERFSEFINPQVPIPFRIEKLTSISDEMVMGAPTRDVIIPKFVEFCKDAVLVGHNVGFDISFINQNCKELGIEADFTTVDTMWLSRVFFPLQAKHTLDATAKTLNVVLDHHHRAVDDAECTAYIFLKFLPMLEEKNVTDLTKMQEFGTASPDMIKHLRPHHVIILAKNTLGRCNLYTLVSKSHLDYFRRFPLIPKSVLTEYREGLIVGSACCAGELYGAVVEDRPETEIARIVNFYDYLEIQPVGNNHFMVDSEKYDSIESDDDIREVNKKIVKLGEQFHKPVVATCDAHFLNPEDQIYRTIIQAGRGFDDEEPADLYVRTTDEMLAEFDYLGSDKAFEVCVTNTRKIMEMCDSVSPVRPDKCPPVIEDSDKTLEKICYDKAHEIYGEELPEIVDARLKRELNSIIKNGYSVMYIIAQKLVWKSNEDGYLVGSRGSVGSSFVAFTSGITEVNALAPHYVCPRCHFSDFDSEEVKAFGGKAGVDMPDRRCPKCGHLLYKDGFDIPFETFLGFKGDKEPDIDLNFSGEYQSKAHKYTEVIFGYGQTFRAGTIAALADKTAYGFVKKYYDEIGVPKRMAEINRIVAGCTGIRRGTGQHPGGIVVLPVGEDINTFTPVQHPANDQTTATITTHYDYHSIDHNLLKLDILGHDDPTMIRFLMDCTGVDPKDVPFDDPLVMELFEDTGSLGITPEQIGGTPLGCLGIPEFGTDFAMNMVVEAKPKSLSHLIRISGLSHGTDVWQGNAQVLISNGTATIDTAICCRDDIMIYLIQKGLDPSDSFKIMESVRKGKVAKGKEPKWEQYKADMRAHDVPEWYIGSCELIKYMFPKAHAAAYVMMAWRIAYFKVYCPQAFYAAWFSIRAKAFSYLDMCQGKNHLHGRMQELKNKEKMSPVEEAEYYDMRLVEEMYERGIEFEPIDIFKAKSRLFQVVGNKIMPSLTAFDGMGEKAADAVVEAAKDGPFLSKDDFKERTKCPQKVVDAMAEIGLLGDIPESNQISLFDFMK
- the ispG gene encoding flavodoxin-dependent (E)-4-hydroxy-3-methylbut-2-enyl-diphosphate synthase — its product is MAYRDNTKVIKIGNKVIGGGNPIMIQSMTNTRTEDVDGTVAQILKLEEAGCDIVRSTCPTLEAAKAIGEIKKRIHIPIVADIHFDYKMAIAAIENGADKIRINPGNIGGKDKIEEVVRAARERQVPIRVGVNSGSLEKELVEKYHGVTPQGLVESALDKTHIIEECGYDNMVISIKSSNVMLAVKAHELLVEKTQYPLHVGITEAGTVYSGSIKSSVGLGIILNEGIGDTIRVSLSGDPVEEIKAAKLILRALNLRGGGIDVVSCPTCGRTKIDLIGLANQVEELVSHYPLNIKVAVMGCAVNGPGEAKEADIGVAGGVGEGLLIKKGEVIRKMPEDQLLAALKDELDHWGE
- the rimP gene encoding ribosome maturation factor RimP, which produces MSRKEDIERRAEELLTPIAEKHGTTVYDVEYVKEAGDWYLRAYIDKEGGVNIGDCVDVSHDLSDALDADDFIEDAYTLEVSSPGLGRQLKKDRHFENSLGLEVDIKTYKPIDGCKEFTGILKAFDAETVTITIQDTDKIFTRKDISVIRLSLDF
- a CDS encoding YlxR family protein, whose product is MAKKIPMRQCIGCGEMKSKKELIRIIRTPEGEIVLDKTGRQNGRGAYICDDAECFKKARKNKGLERSFKQSINAEIYDALEKEFTQT
- a CDS encoding HD domain-containing protein, giving the protein MTRVEREKHFRLLVDEIAEDVRTQQMKNYIQHGKITTFDHCMRVAKLSYALNNALKVKSNEKELIRGAFLHDYFLYDWHTDFEIKKAPENWFLPFKLVHKFFHLHGFTHPQSAMENAKRDFNLTDKEAQIIRSHMWPLTLLHPPKSREAVLVCCADKLASLQETVTMRR